One Paraburkholderia sp. IMGN_8 DNA window includes the following coding sequences:
- a CDS encoding cupin domain-containing protein, whose amino-acid sequence MKRAISSGNLFDIGKPTGPGEQVDTLVQRAGVTIERIVSTGQASAPGFWYDSPRAEWVVLLSGAAALEFEGDPQLHPMKPGDHVLIEAHCRHRVAWTSEAEPSVWLAVHYPGGAS is encoded by the coding sequence ATGAAGCGCGCAATCAGCAGCGGCAATCTGTTCGACATCGGCAAACCGACAGGTCCCGGCGAGCAGGTCGATACGCTAGTGCAACGGGCCGGCGTCACCATCGAGCGAATCGTCTCGACGGGCCAGGCGAGTGCGCCCGGCTTCTGGTACGACAGTCCGCGCGCGGAATGGGTCGTGCTGCTGAGCGGCGCCGCGGCGCTCGAATTCGAAGGCGACCCGCAGTTGCATCCGATGAAGCCCGGCGATCACGTGCTGATCGAAGCGCATTGCCGTCATCGCGTGGCATGGACGAGCGAGGCGGAGCCGAGCGTGTGGCTCGCGGTGCATTACCCGGGCGGCGCGAGTTGA
- a CDS encoding NADPH-dependent 2,4-dienoyl-CoA reductase yields the protein MSYQHLLAELDLGFTRLSNRVVMGSMHTGMEDRFWNYPKLAAYFRERAKGGVGLIVTGGISPNRQGWLLPFGGTLNSVFDLRNHRLLTEAVHAEGGKIALQILHAGRYGYQPFVVSASALKSPISRFKPRALSEAGIAKTVRDYARCARLAQRAGYDGIEIMGSEGYLLNQFLCPRTNRRTDRYGGSIENRMRLAREIVEQVRAACGERFIVVYRLSLIDLVEGGNTWDETVQVAQALEAAGVTMFNTGIGWHEARVPTIVTSVPRAAFASLSARLKAAVKVPVIVSNRINTPEVAEELLAQGAGDLVSMARPLLADPEFVLRTAENRVHEINTCIACNQACLDHTFKNQRASCLVNPRAGRETELVYRPVSGPQAARSVAVVGAGPAGLSAATVAASRGHRVTLFDASATIGGQFNLAMRVPGKEEFSETIRYFQSQLQRHRVDVRLGTRVDPALLAAGAYDDVIIATGIVPRRPAIAGIDGPNVLSYVDVLRGAPVGRRVAVIGAGGIGFDVSEFLLHRPGEPLPISRDAWLDEWGVDLAVRERGGLKPPAPVQPVREIWLLQRKAGKLGMGLGKTSGWVHRATLARNGVKMLGGVSYLEISERGLKIAREGVEEWLLVDTIVVCAGQESLRDLLPVTAQKNAAKTANATNVNNATKGPRYHVIGGAKVATELDAKRAIREGAEVAAAL from the coding sequence ATGTCCTATCAACACTTACTGGCCGAACTCGATCTCGGCTTCACTCGCCTCTCCAACCGCGTGGTGATGGGTTCGATGCATACCGGCATGGAGGACCGTTTCTGGAATTACCCGAAACTGGCCGCCTATTTCCGCGAGCGCGCGAAAGGAGGCGTCGGGCTGATCGTGACCGGTGGAATCTCGCCGAACCGGCAAGGCTGGCTGCTGCCGTTCGGCGGCACGCTGAATTCCGTGTTCGACCTGCGCAATCATCGGCTGCTGACCGAGGCCGTGCACGCAGAAGGCGGCAAAATCGCGTTGCAGATTTTGCATGCCGGACGCTATGGCTACCAGCCGTTCGTGGTGTCGGCGTCGGCGCTCAAATCACCGATCTCGAGGTTCAAACCACGTGCGCTCAGCGAGGCCGGTATTGCAAAGACTGTGCGCGACTACGCACGTTGCGCACGGCTCGCACAGCGTGCCGGTTACGACGGCATCGAGATCATGGGCAGCGAAGGCTATCTGCTGAATCAGTTCCTGTGCCCGCGCACCAACCGGCGCACCGACCGCTATGGCGGCAGCATCGAAAACCGCATGCGGCTCGCGCGCGAAATCGTCGAGCAGGTGCGCGCGGCATGTGGCGAGCGCTTCATCGTGGTCTACCGCCTCTCGCTGATCGATCTGGTCGAAGGCGGCAACACATGGGACGAAACCGTGCAGGTCGCACAAGCGCTCGAAGCCGCCGGCGTGACGATGTTCAACACCGGGATCGGCTGGCACGAGGCGCGTGTGCCGACCATCGTGACCTCGGTGCCGCGCGCGGCCTTCGCATCGCTGAGCGCGCGGCTGAAGGCGGCCGTCAAGGTGCCGGTGATCGTGTCGAACCGGATCAACACGCCCGAGGTCGCGGAAGAACTGCTTGCGCAAGGCGCGGGAGACCTGGTTTCGATGGCAAGGCCCCTGCTTGCCGACCCCGAGTTCGTGCTGAGGACCGCCGAGAACCGCGTGCACGAAATCAACACCTGTATCGCCTGCAATCAGGCCTGCCTCGATCACACGTTCAAGAACCAGCGCGCAAGCTGTCTGGTGAATCCACGCGCGGGACGTGAGACCGAGTTGGTCTATCGGCCGGTCTCCGGCCCGCAGGCAGCGCGTTCGGTGGCGGTGGTCGGCGCGGGGCCGGCAGGCTTGTCGGCGGCGACGGTCGCGGCTTCCCGCGGGCATCGCGTGACGCTGTTCGATGCGAGCGCAACGATCGGCGGCCAGTTCAATCTGGCGATGCGCGTGCCGGGCAAGGAAGAGTTCAGCGAAACGATCCGCTATTTTCAGAGCCAGTTGCAACGGCATCGCGTCGACGTGCGGCTCGGCACGCGCGTCGATCCGGCGCTGCTCGCGGCAGGCGCTTACGACGATGTGATCATCGCGACAGGCATCGTGCCGCGACGGCCGGCGATCGCCGGCATCGACGGGCCGAACGTACTCTCGTACGTGGACGTGCTGCGCGGTGCGCCGGTGGGACGCCGCGTCGCCGTGATCGGCGCGGGCGGGATCGGCTTCGATGTCAGCGAGTTCCTGTTGCATCGGCCGGGCGAACCGCTGCCGATATCACGCGATGCGTGGCTCGATGAATGGGGCGTCGACCTCGCGGTGCGGGAGCGCGGCGGCTTGAAGCCGCCTGCGCCGGTCCAGCCGGTCCGCGAGATCTGGCTGTTGCAGCGCAAGGCGGGCAAGCTCGGCATGGGGCTCGGCAAGACCTCAGGCTGGGTGCATCGCGCGACGCTGGCGCGAAACGGCGTAAAGATGCTTGGCGGCGTGTCGTATCTGGAGATCAGCGAGCGCGGCTTGAAGATTGCGCGTGAAGGCGTCGAAGAATGGCTGCTGGTGGACACGATCGTCGTGTGCGCGGGGCAGGAATCGTTGCGCGACCTGCTTCCGGTCACGGCGCAAAAGAATGCCGCCAAAACGGCGAACGCGACCAACGTGAACAACGCAACAAAGGGTCCGCGCTATCACGTGATCGGCGGCGCCAAGGTCGCAACCGAACTGGATGCGAAACGCGCGATTCGCGAAGGCGCGGAAGTCGCGGCGGCGCTCTAG
- a CDS encoding TMEM175 family protein — protein sequence MGKGRVEAFSDGVIAIIITIMVLELKVPEGFDLAALRPLIPVFLAYVLSFIYVGIYWNNHHHLFHTVQKVSGAVLWANLHLLFWLSLLPAVTHWVGKNHLASWPTAMYGVVLFMAAIAYFILTQVLIRHHGKDSTLAKAVGNDFKGKVSVVIYLAGIVLAFVAAWVSVALYTLAAAWWLVPDRRIEHLIEA from the coding sequence ATGGGCAAAGGACGCGTCGAAGCCTTCAGCGATGGCGTGATCGCCATCATCATCACGATCATGGTGCTCGAATTGAAGGTGCCGGAAGGCTTCGATCTCGCCGCGCTGCGGCCGTTGATTCCGGTGTTTCTCGCCTACGTGCTGAGCTTTATCTACGTCGGCATCTACTGGAACAATCATCACCACTTGTTCCACACCGTGCAGAAGGTCAGCGGCGCGGTGCTGTGGGCCAATCTCCATCTGCTGTTCTGGTTGTCGTTGCTGCCGGCGGTCACGCATTGGGTCGGCAAAAACCATCTGGCCTCGTGGCCGACTGCGATGTACGGCGTCGTGCTGTTCATGGCGGCGATCGCGTATTTCATTCTGACCCAGGTGCTGATCCGTCACCACGGCAAGGATTCGACGCTCGCCAAAGCGGTCGGCAACGACTTCAAGGGCAAGGTCTCGGTCGTGATCTACCTCGCGGGCATCGTATTGGCGTTCGTCGCGGCGTGGGTTTCGGTGGCGCTTTATACGTTGGCCGCCGCGTGGTGGCTCGTGCCGGACCGGCGCATCGAACACCTGATCGAGGCATAA
- a CDS encoding FAD-containing oxidoreductase has protein sequence MPQHFDAVVIGTGQGGSPLAVRLGQSGRKTAVIERAAFGGTCVNVGCTPTKSYVASARAAHVARHAAALGVQVSGAIGVDLAAVKARKDRIIGQSRDGVEKWLRGTDNVTVFNGHAHFTGAHTLSIGRPGGSVLAELSADEIFLNTGTRAVVPPLEGLERIRYYTNSSLLELTELPAHLVIVGGSYIALEFAQIFRRFGSRVTVLVRGERVLTREDADFAQSVEKVLTREGVEFRFGVQPSRVEPHPQREGEVCIGFEQNIPVLEASHLLFATGRVPNTDSLGLAAAGIAADRHGLIHVDGQLRTNVPGIWAIGDINGRGAFTHTSYDDFQIVAANLLDGGTRSVDTRIMAYAVFVDPPLARVGLSEDDVRKSGRDALISTMPMTRVGRARERGETDGFMKVLVDARSKQILGAAIHGIEGDEAIHTFIDIMTAGAPYPTLQYAMHIHPTIGELVPTLLDGLKPMK, from the coding sequence ATGCCACAGCACTTCGACGCAGTTGTGATCGGCACCGGACAAGGCGGCTCGCCGCTCGCGGTTCGTCTCGGTCAAAGCGGCCGTAAAACCGCCGTCATCGAACGCGCTGCGTTTGGCGGCACCTGCGTGAACGTCGGCTGCACGCCGACCAAGTCATATGTGGCAAGTGCCCGCGCGGCGCACGTGGCGCGCCACGCTGCGGCGCTGGGCGTGCAGGTGAGCGGGGCAATCGGCGTCGATCTGGCCGCCGTAAAGGCGCGCAAGGACCGGATCATCGGCCAATCGCGCGACGGCGTCGAGAAATGGCTGCGCGGCACGGATAACGTCACCGTGTTCAACGGCCACGCACACTTTACCGGCGCGCATACGCTGTCCATCGGCAGGCCGGGCGGTTCGGTGCTCGCCGAACTGAGCGCCGACGAAATCTTCCTCAATACCGGCACGCGCGCAGTCGTGCCGCCGCTCGAAGGCCTCGAGCGGATTCGCTATTACACGAATTCCTCCCTGCTCGAACTCACCGAATTGCCGGCGCATCTGGTGATTGTCGGCGGCAGTTATATCGCGCTCGAATTCGCGCAGATCTTTCGCCGCTTCGGCAGTCGCGTAACGGTGCTGGTACGCGGCGAACGCGTGCTGACCCGCGAAGATGCCGATTTCGCGCAGTCCGTCGAAAAAGTGCTGACGCGCGAGGGCGTCGAGTTCCGCTTCGGCGTCCAGCCGTCGCGAGTAGAACCGCATCCGCAACGCGAGGGCGAAGTGTGCATCGGCTTCGAGCAGAACATCCCAGTTCTCGAAGCATCGCACCTGCTGTTCGCCACCGGCCGCGTGCCGAATACCGACTCTCTCGGCCTCGCGGCCGCCGGTATCGCTGCAGACAGGCACGGTTTGATCCACGTCGACGGCCAGTTGCGCACCAATGTGCCGGGCATCTGGGCAATCGGCGACATCAACGGCCGTGGCGCTTTTACCCACACTTCATACGATGACTTCCAGATCGTCGCGGCCAATCTGCTCGACGGCGGCACGCGCAGCGTCGATACGCGAATCATGGCGTATGCGGTGTTCGTCGATCCACCACTGGCACGCGTCGGGCTCTCGGAAGACGACGTGCGCAAGTCCGGTCGTGACGCGTTGATCTCCACCATGCCGATGACGCGCGTGGGCCGCGCACGTGAACGCGGCGAGACCGACGGCTTCATGAAGGTGCTGGTCGACGCCAGGAGCAAGCAGATTCTCGGCGCGGCGATCCACGGAATCGAGGGCGACGAAGCGATACATACATTCATCGACATCATGACGGCCGGCGCGCCGTATCCGACGCTGCAGTACGCCATGCATATCCATCCGACCATCGGCGAACTGGTACCGACCCTGCTCGATGGACTGAAGCCGATGAAGTGA
- a CDS encoding pentapeptide MXKDX repeat protein codes for MKKFAIAAMAVALLTSGGAAFAQASGAMSNDSMSKDTMSKDSMSKDNMKKGTMKHDKMKKGSDAMKHEASGAMGN; via the coding sequence ATGAAAAAATTCGCAATCGCAGCAATGGCCGTCGCCCTCCTGACCAGCGGCGGCGCCGCGTTCGCGCAGGCAAGCGGCGCGATGTCCAACGATTCGATGTCGAAAGACACGATGTCCAAAGACAGCATGTCGAAGGACAACATGAAGAAGGGCACGATGAAGCACGACAAGATGAAAAAAGGTAGCGACGCGATGAAACACGAAGCGTCGGGCGCCATGGGCAATTGA
- a CDS encoding EamA family transporter encodes MSLQFPSLLSRISLRLPRGFGIRLPQSRNGQIALALAVVYLVWGSTYLAVHVALGSFPPLLLSGLRNLFAGIGLFIFAARRDPVWPSFAEIRNAGIVGTMLVGLSSGMLAYGMRTVGTGTAAVMVATVPLFATVIAAVAGRQIARGEWFAIGLGLVGIAILSHGDNAPGSAGGSLAILCGALFWAGGAHLAGRLKMPSDLFLSTSLQIGLGGAMSTIVAWVSGERMLEVHFLPVLAFIYLMLIGTMTAYVAYGFLIRHTSPIIASSCMYVNPVVAVALGALLLGEPVTHSTVIATVVILASVGLSFWFDYRKKSPA; translated from the coding sequence ATGTCGCTGCAATTTCCCAGTCTCCTCTCGCGTATTTCCCTACGCCTCCCGCGTGGTTTTGGCATCCGTTTGCCGCAGTCCCGCAACGGACAGATCGCGCTCGCGCTCGCCGTCGTCTATCTCGTGTGGGGCTCGACTTATCTTGCCGTGCACGTGGCGCTCGGGTCGTTTCCTCCGTTGTTGCTCTCCGGCTTGCGCAACCTGTTTGCCGGGATAGGGCTGTTCATCTTTGCGGCGCGCCGCGACCCGGTCTGGCCGAGTTTCGCTGAAATCCGCAACGCGGGCATCGTCGGCACGATGCTGGTCGGCTTGTCGAGCGGCATGCTGGCCTACGGGATGCGTACCGTGGGCACCGGCACCGCCGCGGTGATGGTCGCCACCGTGCCGTTATTCGCGACGGTGATCGCGGCGGTGGCGGGGCGGCAGATCGCCAGGGGTGAGTGGTTCGCGATCGGTCTTGGGCTGGTTGGCATCGCGATCCTGAGTCATGGCGACAACGCGCCGGGCTCGGCGGGCGGCAGCCTCGCGATTCTGTGCGGCGCACTGTTCTGGGCCGGCGGCGCGCATCTGGCCGGGCGGTTGAAGATGCCGTCGGATCTGTTTCTATCGACGTCGTTGCAGATCGGCCTCGGCGGTGCGATGTCGACTATAGTCGCGTGGGTATCGGGCGAACGGATGCTCGAGGTGCATTTTCTGCCGGTGCTGGCGTTCATCTACCTCATGCTGATCGGGACGATGACCGCGTATGTCGCCTATGGCTTTCTGATCCGGCATACCAGTCCGATCATCGCCAGCAGCTGCATGTACGTGAATCCGGTGGTCGCGGTGGCGCTCGGCGCGCTGCTGCTCGGCGAGCCGGTCACGCATTCGACGGTGATCGCCACCGTGGTGATTCTGGCAAGCGTCGGCCTGTCTTTCTGGTTCGATTACCGGAAGAAGAGTCCCGCTTGA